A section of the Acomys russatus chromosome 10, mAcoRus1.1, whole genome shotgun sequence genome encodes:
- the LOC127194833 gene encoding amiloride-sensitive amine oxidase [copper-containing]-like, which produces MGMAQRSLTLGWVVTAILLLQMAVAERPRWSFNGKPRVFSDLNIFEMKSVENFLMHRKKLQLQPSTTLNLTKNSVYLIEMLLPDKSDVLDFLDKEERSPVREARVVIFFGAQEPPRVAEFAVGPLPGPIYMREISPGPGDNPPWTSRPISKAEYRLIHSTLTKATEPLHQFLLDTTDYSLKECYENCLTFTYMAPHGTKSDQRRSWFILQRYMVGDFLLPTGLEILLDHESTNAQDWRVVKLWYNGKFYNSSEELAQKYAAGEVDIVVLMESVPKDKEQPVVSPSSNTSKELPTAVGRTRSRVPRLRFFGYTIEDNTVYYRNWIFSYRLRPSSGLQILNVHFRNVRVAYEVSVQDAMAQFGGHIRAGTQAKYMDVGWSSRSPIRQLVRGVDCPNRATFLKAIHHYDTDDPVSYPQALCLFEMPEGMPIKRFFTSSFKANFSSSAGTKGHMLVLRTISTVHHYDYIWDFIFHPNGTIEAKMHTTDLVRATFYLPEEMKYISQLHTHLFSNIHTHLVHYRIDLDIAGSNNSFRTLNIVPANVTNSDHEVQNNVKQTNYLQESQAAFHFGKPLPNHLIFSNLHKTPLDHRSSYRLQIISKIHQVRLPGKQKRRGISWIRYPLAVTKYHDSERGSSSIYSQNNPWNPPVVFEDFIQDNESIENEDLVAWVTVGYSHVPHSETVHNSATPEDSVAVLLWPLNFF; this is translated from the exons ATGGGGATGGCACAGAGGAGCCTCACACTGGGCTGGGTGGTGACGGCCATCTTGCTGCTCCAGATGGCCGTGGCAGAGCGCCCCAGGTGGAGCTTCAACGGCAAGCCCCGGGTATTCTCTGACCTGAATATTTTTGAGATGAAAAGTGTGGAAAACTTCCTGATGCACAGGAagaagctgcagctgcagccatCCACGACTCTAAATTTGACCAAGAATTCAGTGTACCTCATAGAGATGCTGCTGCCCGACAAAAGCGACGTGCTGGATTTTCtggacaaagaagaaaggagtcCTGTGCGGGAAGCCCGTGTTGTCATCTTCTTCGGTGCCCAGGAGCCCCCTCGTGTGGCTGAGTTTGCCGTTGGGCCCCTTCCCGGTCCAATCTACATGCGAGAAATCTCTCCCGGCCCTGGGGACAATCCACCCTGGACATCTAGACCCATCTCCAAAGCAGAGTACAGACTCATCCACAGCACCCTGACGAAGGCCACTGAGCCTCTGCATCAATTCTTACTTGACACCACCGACTACTCACTAAAGGAGTGTTATGAGAACTGTCTGACCTTCACGTATATGGCCCCCCACGGCACAAAGTCTGACCAGCGCCGAAGCTGGTTCATCCTGCAACGCTATATGGTAGGCGACTTCCTGCTGCCCACAGGCCTGGAAATCCTTCTGGATCATGAGAGCACAAATGCCCAGGACTGGCGAGTAGTGAAGCTCTGGTACAACGGCAAGTTCTATAACAGCTCAGAGGAACTGGCTCAGAAATATGCCGCCGGAGAAGTGGACATAGTGGTCCTCATGGAGTCGGTACCCAAGGACAAAGAGCAGCCCGTAGTCTCCCCTTCCTCCAACACCTCAAAGGAACTCCCCACTGCTGTCGGCAGGACTAGGTCCAGAGTGCCTAGGCTCCGCTTTTTTGGCTATACTATAGAGGACAACACAGTGTACTATAGAAACTGGATCTTCTCCTACCGGCTAcggccctcctctggcctgcagatactGAATGTGCACTTCCGGAATGTACGCGTCGCTTATGAAGTCAGTGTACAAGACGCTATGGCACAGTTTGGAGGACATATACGTGCAGGCACTCAGGCCAAATACATGGATGTGGGCTGGAGCTCACGCAGTCCCATTCGCCAGTTAGTCCGTGGGGTTGATTGTCCAAACAGAGCCACCTTCCTGAAAGCCATCCACCACTATGATACCGACGACCCAGTCTCTTATCCACaagctctctgtctctttgagaTGCCAGAAGGGATGCCAATTAAGCGTTTCTTTACCTCCAGCTTCAAAGCCAACTTCAGCTCCAGTGCAGGGACAAAGGGACACATGCTGGTGCTACGGACAATCTCAACAGTCCACCACTATGACTATATTTGGGACTTCATTTTCCACCCTAATGGGACAATCGAAGCAAAGATGCACACCACTGACTTGGTCCGTGCCACCTTCTACCTGCCTGAGGAGATGAAGTACATCTCTCAATTGCATACTCACCTGTTCAGCAACATTCACACACACCTAGTACATTACCGTATTGACCTGGATATAGCAG GCAGCAATAACAGCTTCCGGACACTGAACATCGTTCCCGCAAACGTCACCAACTCTGACCATGAAGTCCAAAACAACGTAAAGCAAACAAATTACTTGCAGGAGAGCCAGGCAGCCTTCCACTTTGGAAAGCCACTTCCCAACCACCTGATCTTTAGCAACCTCCACAAGACCCCTTTGGACCACAGGAGCAGCTACCGCCTGCAGATCATCTCCAAAATCCATCAGGTGCGACTGCCAGGCAAGCAGAAGAGGCGAGGTATCTCTTGGATCAG GTACCCCTTGGCTGTGACCAAATACCATGATTCTgagaggggcagcagcagcatctaCAGCCAAAATAATCCCTGGAATCCCCCTGTGGTCTTCGAGGATTTCATTCAGGACAATGAGAGCATTGAAAATGAG GATCTGGTGGCCTGGGTCACAGTGG GCTATAGTCATGTT CCCCATTCTGAGACAGTCCACAACTCGGCCACACCAGAGGACTCTGTGGCAGTCCTTCTCTGGCCTTTGAACTTTTTCTAG